In Mycobacterium stomatepiae, the following are encoded in one genomic region:
- a CDS encoding neutral zinc metallopeptidase: MMNRGQSRRRSHGGRRRAWSGSLRVAIACAATMFVVAGCSTVLEGRALSMLNDPFRVGDLPATDGPSGIRSGGPAPTGTVINTDNGAIDKLSLLSVNDIEDYWKSTYSQALKGMFRPVDKLVSYDSTDPSSPIVCHNGTYKLVNAFFTSRCNLIAWDRGVFMPVAQKYFGDMSVTGVLAHEFGHALQQMASLVTKKDPTIVREQQADCFAGVYLYWVAAGKSPRFTLSTADGLDHVLAGIIVTRDPVMDAETENDDEHGSALDRVSAFQMGFITGASACAGINRQEIAQRRGDLPKALQTDPNGDQETGEVAINQDTLSTQMELLGKIFSPKSAPTLSFHTTDCPDAKPSPPASYCPATNTIMVDLAGLAAMAKVSDEKEHTLPQGDDTALSILMSRYALAVQHERGLPMRSPWTALRTACLTGVVHRKMAEPIDTPSHKELVLTAGDLDEAVSGLLTNHMVASDADGTSVPAGFTRIAAFRGGVAGNMDACYSRYPA, encoded by the coding sequence ATGATGAACCGCGGGCAAAGTCGACGTCGGTCCCACGGTGGTCGCCGGCGGGCCTGGAGTGGTTCGCTGAGAGTGGCAATTGCCTGCGCAGCGACGATGTTCGTGGTGGCGGGGTGTTCGACGGTCCTCGAGGGGCGGGCCCTGTCGATGCTCAACGACCCATTCCGGGTGGGCGACCTCCCCGCGACCGACGGTCCCAGCGGGATCCGCTCCGGTGGGCCCGCGCCGACCGGCACAGTGATCAACACCGACAACGGGGCGATCGACAAGTTGTCGTTGCTGTCGGTCAACGATATCGAGGACTACTGGAAATCGACGTACAGCCAGGCGCTGAAGGGAATGTTTCGTCCCGTCGACAAACTGGTCTCCTACGACTCCACCGATCCGAGCAGTCCGATCGTTTGCCACAACGGCACGTACAAGCTTGTCAACGCCTTTTTTACGTCCCGCTGCAACCTGATCGCCTGGGACCGTGGCGTCTTCATGCCCGTCGCGCAAAAGTACTTCGGTGACATGTCCGTCACCGGTGTGCTCGCCCATGAGTTCGGCCACGCCTTGCAGCAGATGGCGAGCCTGGTGACGAAAAAAGACCCTACGATCGTTCGTGAGCAGCAGGCCGATTGCTTCGCCGGCGTCTACCTGTATTGGGTTGCCGCCGGGAAGTCGCCGCGCTTCACCCTGAGCACCGCCGACGGCCTCGACCATGTGCTGGCCGGGATCATCGTCACCCGCGACCCGGTGATGGATGCCGAGACCGAGAACGACGACGAGCACGGCTCGGCGCTGGACCGGGTCAGCGCCTTCCAGATGGGTTTCATCACCGGCGCTTCGGCTTGCGCGGGAATCAACCGCCAGGAAATCGCACAGCGCCGTGGTGATCTGCCCAAGGCCCTGCAGACCGATCCCAACGGCGACCAGGAGACCGGTGAGGTCGCGATCAACCAAGACACGCTGTCGACGCAGATGGAGTTGTTGGGAAAGATCTTCTCGCCGAAGAGTGCGCCGACGCTGTCCTTCCACACGACCGACTGCCCGGACGCGAAACCCAGTCCGCCAGCGTCGTACTGCCCGGCCACCAACACCATCATGGTCGACCTGGCCGGCCTGGCGGCGATGGCGAAGGTCTCCGACGAGAAGGAACACACCCTGCCGCAAGGTGACGACACCGCGCTGTCGATCCTGATGTCGAGATATGCGCTTGCGGTACAGCACGAACGCGGTCTCCCGATGCGCAGCCCGTGGACCGCGCTGCGGACGGCGTGCCTGACCGGAGTGGTGCACCGCAAGATGGCCGAACCGATCGACACCCCGTCGCACAAGGAGTTGGTGCTGACCGCGGGTGATCTCGACGAGGCCGTCTCCGGCCTGCTCACCAACCACATGGTCGCCAGCGATGCGGACGGGACGAGCGTGCCGGCCGGCTTCACACGCATAGCGGCGTTCCGCGGTGGCGTGGCAGGCAACATGGATGCGTGCTATTCGCGCTATCCCGCCTGA
- a CDS encoding M28 family metallopeptidase, producing MVNNSRTPAVMLAAVALAAVLTGCPHRSANSQQASDPAAAEFATTVHNKVTADAMMGHLTKLQDIANANNGTRAVGTPGYDASVDYVVNTLRHSGFDVQTPEFSARVFHAEKPSVTVGGKAVEAHALEFSLGTGPDGVSGPLLVVSAGNGLACAASDYDNLPVKGAVVLVDRGTCPFAQKEDAAAMIVADNVDEEQMGGTLGANTAVKIPAVGITKSSGMQLRAQPGPVTIKLDASSQSFKARNIIAQTKTGSPTDVVMAGSVAEGPGINDNGSGVAAILETAVQLGNSPPVHNAVRFAFWGAEELGLIGSRNYVESLNFGDLKNIALYLNFDMLASPNPGYFTYDGDQSLPTETRGQPVVPEGSAGIERTLVAYLKSAGKTAQDTQFDGRSDYDGFTLAGIPAGGLFSGAEAKKSADQAKLWGGTADEPFDPNYHKKTDTLDHVDRTSLGINGAGVAFAVALYAQDLTGHNGVPVMEDRTRHVLAKP from the coding sequence ATGGTGAACAACTCCCGAACGCCGGCGGTGATGCTCGCCGCGGTCGCCCTCGCCGCGGTGTTGACCGGGTGCCCGCACCGGTCGGCGAACTCCCAGCAGGCGAGCGATCCGGCCGCGGCGGAGTTCGCCACCACGGTCCACAACAAGGTCACCGCCGACGCGATGATGGGGCACCTGACCAAGCTTCAAGACATCGCCAACGCCAATAACGGCACCCGGGCGGTGGGTACGCCCGGCTACGACGCCAGCGTCGACTATGTGGTGAACACGTTGCGCCACAGTGGTTTCGATGTGCAGACACCCGAGTTTTCGGCGCGGGTTTTTCACGCCGAGAAGCCCTCGGTGACGGTCGGCGGTAAGGCGGTCGAGGCGCACGCGCTCGAGTTCAGCCTCGGCACCGGACCCGACGGGGTGAGCGGCCCGCTGCTGGTGGTGTCGGCGGGCAACGGACTAGCGTGCGCGGCCTCGGACTACGACAACCTTCCGGTGAAGGGCGCGGTGGTCCTGGTCGACCGCGGCACCTGCCCGTTCGCGCAGAAGGAGGACGCCGCCGCGATGATCGTCGCCGACAACGTCGACGAGGAGCAGATGGGCGGCACGCTGGGGGCGAATACCGCGGTGAAGATTCCGGCGGTCGGCATTACCAAGTCGAGTGGAATGCAACTGCGCGCCCAGCCGGGGCCGGTCACGATCAAGCTGGACGCCAGCAGTCAGAGTTTCAAGGCGCGCAACATCATCGCCCAGACCAAGACGGGCTCGCCCACCGACGTGGTGATGGCGGGTAGCGTGGCCGAGGGGCCGGGGATCAACGACAACGGCTCTGGCGTGGCAGCGATCCTGGAAACCGCAGTGCAGCTTGGGAATTCACCGCCGGTACACAACGCGGTGCGTTTCGCCTTCTGGGGTGCCGAGGAACTCGGATTGATCGGATCGCGCAACTACGTCGAGTCGCTGAATTTCGGCGATCTCAAAAACATTGCGCTCTACCTGAATTTCGACATGCTCGCGTCGCCGAACCCCGGTTACTTCACCTATGACGGTGACCAGTCGCTGCCGACGGAAACCCGCGGCCAACCCGTGGTCCCGGAGGGCTCGGCCGGCATCGAGCGCACGCTGGTGGCTTACCTGAAGTCGGCCGGCAAGACCGCGCAGGACACGCAGTTCGACGGCCGGTCGGACTATGACGGGTTCACCCTGGCCGGTATCCCGGCGGGCGGTCTGTTCTCGGGTGCGGAGGCGAAGAAGTCCGCCGACCAAGCCAAGTTGTGGGGCGGGACGGCCGACGAGCCGTTCGATCCGAACTATCACAAAAAGACCGACACCCTCGATCACGTCGACCGCACCTCGCTGGGCATCAACGGTGCCGGCGTCGCCTTCGCGGTCGCGCTGTACGCCCAAGACCTCACCGGACACAACGGGGTTCCCGTCATGGAAGACCGCACCCGCCACGTGCTCGCAAAGCCATGA
- a CDS encoding DUF2752 domain-containing protein gives MVAASATLVCAATWMGDPTTPGGPLPVCPTKALLGIDCPGCGSLRMLYSLLHGNVMAAARFNALGLAAVVLLVWAYLVWTYGRVTGRRIRSWQHQRWSAVVALSLVSVWFVVRNIPFAPFTGLHV, from the coding sequence ATGGTGGCCGCGTCGGCGACGCTGGTGTGCGCGGCCACCTGGATGGGTGATCCGACTACCCCGGGTGGCCCGCTGCCGGTCTGTCCCACCAAGGCTCTGCTTGGTATCGACTGTCCCGGCTGCGGCAGCCTGCGGATGCTCTATTCGCTCTTGCACGGCAACGTGATGGCCGCCGCCAGGTTCAATGCGTTGGGCTTGGCGGCGGTCGTGCTGTTGGTCTGGGCGTACCTGGTCTGGACCTACGGGCGGGTGACGGGCCGCCGGATCAGGAGCTGGCAACACCAACGCTGGTCGGCCGTGGTGGCGCTGTCGTTGGTTTCGGTTTGGTTTGTGGTGCGCAACATTCCGTTTGCCCCCTTCACGGGGCTGCATGTCTGA
- a CDS encoding CD225/dispanin family protein — translation MTAQPPPPGYPPQQPAGQQPDNYLVWSILATLFCCLPFGIVAIVKSTQVSGLWAQGQYAEAQAAADAAKKWVKWSVIAAVVGAVLYGIVLAIIAMTADTSAPAALAAML, via the coding sequence ATGACTGCACAACCGCCACCCCCGGGGTACCCGCCGCAGCAGCCTGCCGGGCAACAGCCGGACAACTATTTGGTGTGGTCCATCTTGGCGACGCTGTTCTGCTGTCTGCCATTCGGCATCGTGGCCATCGTCAAATCCACTCAGGTGAGTGGACTGTGGGCGCAGGGTCAGTACGCCGAGGCACAGGCCGCAGCCGATGCCGCGAAGAAATGGGTGAAGTGGTCGGTCATCGCCGCGGTTGTCGGCGCCGTCCTCTACGGCATCGTGCTGGCGATCATCGCGATGACCGCCGACACGTCGGCCCCGGCGGCCCTGGCCGCAATGCTCTAA